A segment of the Malassezia restricta chromosome V, complete sequence genome:
CATGGCAGAGCCCAAGTACGAATGCACAAATTCTTGGAATGTGGGGTCCGACATCTTCGCCACTCGCCATGGGAGTTCTTGGCACTGCATACAATAGAACACAATGGCAATAGCCCAGATATCGACAAGGCGTGCATCGTACTCCTTCTGCTCAAACTGCTCTGGCGCAATATAGGGCTCTGAGCCACAGAGACCCTTGCTGTAGTGGGTCGATTTTTCCCAGCACATGCGGAAGACATCACTCACACCAAAATCAGTGATCTTGACGTGGCCCTTTCCATCGAGCAAGAGGTTCTCAGGCTTAATGTCGCGATGAGCCACACCCATAGAGTGCAAGTAATGAATACCATTGACTGTTTGCTTAAAGTACGACTCCATTTCAACTTGTTTCATTCCACCTTTCTTGATGGCTGCGTACAAGTCTCCGCCAGGACAATATTCCATGACCTCACACCAGTGCTGATTTTCGTCTTGCACCAAATCCACAGTCTCAACAATGTTAACATGGTGCAACGTAGAAGAAATACAAAACTCTGAAGTGAGTTTTTTCACATAGTCTTTTTCAGACTCATTCTTGCGACGCTTACGGAACTCTTTGACAGCATACATTTGCTCTTTCGACTGATCTCGCTTATAGGCAACACGAACAACAGCCGTTGCACCTTTTCCGATGGCTACGCGCTCACAAGTGCCATACTTTTTCAGAAGACTTGCCACCTCGCCTGATCCCGGAACACTGCTCATGGCGCCTAATCCTTTGCGTTTTTTACCGTCTTTAGTTCCTTTACTAGAGGTACTTCCATCTGAGCGATGCGACGAGCTTTTGCGAGAAATCATAGGATTGTTCATAATCATTTCTCGCAGCGATGCTCCGTGACTCGTGGCCTTAGCCTTCTCCTGCTGTGATATAGAGTTGCTACGGCCACGAGCGTCCAAATCTTGCAAGGCCTTGGAAGTCAAGCGATTTTCAGGTATAGAGTCAATGGCATGGGTCGAATTTTGCCGGTCACGAGCCTTGAAAGAAGGCGTACGACTCAGGGGTTGGCCCGAGTGTGACTTGAGGTGCAGGTTTTCCAGTGAGTCCGTTAGGGCTGATTCATCCGCATCAGCACGAATGGAGCCATTCTTTTGCGCAAAAGATTCTTGGGCTGGAGAAGGAGGTGCACCGCTATTCCGTCTTGACAAAAGTCCTGCGTCCTGCATCGAGGCGGACATACCGTGAATACCAGTATCACGATCATTTGTGTTACTGGCCGACGATCCAGGGAGCATGCGACGGAGAATTCGTAGACTGCTGTTCTCTTTTTCCTTCACCTTGTCATTCTCTGCCGAGATTGGAAACTGCCCTCCCGTGGGTGAAGTGGGCAAAGACGGCGACGTCCGTTGCAGTGTGGCCTTGGTATTAATACCCGCTGGCTGATGAGGCCCAGCTTCCGCTGAAAA
Coding sequences within it:
- a CDS encoding serine/threonine-protein kinase; this translates as MPSTEGGPDNTSSSIGTSLKEGDAAAMPQPSKASFSAEAGPHQPAGINTKATLQRTSPSLPTSPTGGQFPISAENDKVKEKENSSLRILRRMLPGSSASNTNDRDTGIHGMSASMQDAGLLSRRNSGAPPSPAQESFAQKNGSIRADADESALTDSLENLHLKSHSGQPLSRTPSFKARDRQNSTHAIDSIPENRLTSKALQDLDARGRSNSISQQEKAKATSHGASLREMIMNNPMISRKSSSHRSDGSTSSKGTKDGKKRKGLGAMSSVPGSGEVASLLKKYGTCERVAIGKGATAVVRVAYKRDQSKEQMYAVKEFRKRRKNESEKDYVKKLTSEFCISSTLHHVNIVETVDLVQDENQHWCEVMEYCPGGDLYAAIKKGGMKQVEMESYFKQTVNGIHYLHSMGVAHRDIKPENLLLDGKGHVKITDFGVSDVFRMCWEKSTHYSKGLCGSEPYIAPEQFEQKEYDARLVDIWAIAIVFYCMQCQELPWRVAKMSDPTFQEFVHSYLGSAMPRPLPNLSPRECRPLLKKMLCPDPKMRCMTDEVVKDPWFIQVPSVVPQSL